One window of the Candidatus Zixiibacteriota bacterium genome contains the following:
- a CDS encoding membrane hypothetical protein (Evidence 5 : Unknown function), whose amino-acid sequence MRSPHLSAPLRRLRLTIFESYQTLVYWGPKLGRSQFEIKKINERIDQMDKAHPHWANPNMDEIATHIKVLLMLPIAAAIDALFLSPTADYAARVFFPNQPIFATVSRIVVPIFMVWIEATLGVLIHNAEETPKWDGSNPEYRILKAIGYGFVLVTPLLVIATFFAARAAGEGDFPLLAFVFALFAAVLHLAILKSGRWIRDAFGWLAYTIKRKYLCSCEEKAQQKHDEAAESVLTAYPVFHTSCNQYMKSLPEDASVIRRLPEGVDKAVRLLFHEEDEQQLSPSLHDGSEDRRITQESEDFPRIREDFKS is encoded by the coding sequence ATGCGTTCACCTCATCTTTCCGCGCCGCTGCGCCGTCTTCGGCTGACAATCTTTGAATCGTATCAGACCTTGGTCTACTGGGGACCGAAGCTTGGACGATCCCAGTTTGAAATCAAGAAGATCAATGAGCGAATTGATCAGATGGATAAGGCTCACCCGCACTGGGCCAACCCCAACATGGACGAAATCGCCACTCATATCAAAGTCCTTTTAATGTTGCCAATAGCCGCGGCTATCGACGCTTTGTTTTTGTCACCTACCGCTGATTATGCAGCGAGGGTGTTCTTCCCCAACCAGCCAATTTTCGCAACGGTGTCAAGAATCGTGGTTCCGATCTTTATGGTGTGGATTGAAGCGACCTTGGGGGTTCTGATCCATAACGCCGAGGAGACCCCCAAATGGGACGGCTCGAATCCTGAATACCGGATCCTGAAGGCAATTGGGTACGGATTCGTTTTGGTAACGCCCTTGCTCGTTATAGCAACGTTTTTTGCTGCCCGAGCCGCCGGTGAGGGTGACTTTCCGTTGCTCGCCTTTGTATTCGCACTATTTGCCGCAGTTCTCCACCTCGCCATCCTGAAAAGCGGTCGCTGGATACGCGATGCATTTGGCTGGCTTGCCTACACTATCAAGCGAAAGTATCTCTGTTCCTGTGAGGAAAAAGCCCAGCAAAAGCACGACGAAGCAGCTGAATCAGTTCTGACGGCCTATCCTGTGTTTCATACTTCCTGCAATCAGTATATGAAATCTCTTCCAGAAGATGCCTCTGTCATCAGACGCCTTCCTGAAGGTGTCGATAAGGCCGTCAGATTGCTCTTTCATGAGGAGGATGAGCAACAACTATCGCCGAGTCTCCATGATGGTTCCGAGGATCGAAGAATTACTCAGGAATCAGAGGACTTCCCCAGAATAAGAGAGGACTTTAAGTCATGA